One Micromonospora eburnea genomic region harbors:
- the ffh gene encoding signal recognition particle protein: MFDTLSDRLSGIFTKLRGKGRLTDADIDATAREIRMALLEADVALPVVKGFIASVKERARSAEVSQALNPAQQIIKIVNEELVAVLGGEGRRLQFAKHPPTVIMLAGLQGSGKTTLAGKLARWLKAQGHQPLLVAADLQRPNAVGQLQVLGGRAGVEVYAPEPGNGVGDPVQVARDSIEHARRAARDIVIVDTAGRLGIDAEMMQQAANIRDAVQPDEVIFVIDAMVGQDAVRTAEAFRDGVGITGVVLSKLDGDARGGAALSVREVTGQPILFASTGEKLEDFDVFHPDRMASRILGMGDVLTLIEQAEAAFDADQKEKMTAKLVGGETFTLEDFLDQLIAVRRMGPIANVLAMMPGMGQMKDQLAELDDKHFDRVTAIIRSMTPAERVNPKIINGSRRARIANGSGVTVMDVNQLLNRFADAQKMMKQMGGMMGLPGAGRRKATKSPKNKRKGTKGGGRPRTGAGLPGGGGFPGGMPQLPPGLDPGDLAGAQGLPPGFKLPKIDFNKLGKGGDKHPR; the protein is encoded by the coding sequence GTGTTTGACACCTTGAGTGACCGCCTGTCCGGGATCTTCACCAAGCTCCGCGGCAAGGGCCGGCTCACCGACGCCGACATCGACGCCACCGCGCGCGAGATCCGGATGGCGTTGCTGGAGGCCGACGTCGCCCTGCCGGTGGTCAAGGGCTTCATCGCGAGCGTCAAGGAGCGGGCCCGTAGCGCCGAGGTCTCCCAGGCGCTGAACCCGGCGCAGCAGATCATCAAGATCGTCAACGAGGAGCTGGTCGCGGTTCTCGGCGGCGAGGGGCGGCGGCTCCAGTTCGCCAAGCACCCGCCGACCGTGATCATGCTGGCCGGTCTCCAGGGTTCCGGTAAGACCACCCTCGCCGGCAAGCTGGCCCGTTGGCTCAAGGCCCAGGGCCACCAGCCGCTGCTGGTCGCCGCCGACCTCCAGCGTCCCAACGCGGTCGGGCAGCTCCAGGTGCTCGGCGGCCGGGCCGGCGTCGAGGTGTACGCCCCGGAGCCCGGCAACGGCGTCGGCGACCCGGTCCAGGTGGCCCGCGACTCGATCGAGCACGCCAGGCGGGCGGCTCGGGACATCGTGATCGTCGACACCGCCGGCCGGCTCGGTATCGACGCCGAGATGATGCAGCAGGCGGCCAACATCCGCGACGCGGTCCAGCCCGACGAGGTCATCTTCGTCATCGACGCGATGGTCGGTCAGGACGCGGTACGCACCGCCGAGGCGTTCCGCGACGGCGTGGGCATCACCGGTGTGGTCCTCTCCAAGCTCGACGGCGACGCCCGCGGTGGTGCCGCGCTGTCGGTCCGGGAGGTCACCGGGCAGCCGATCCTCTTCGCCTCCACCGGCGAGAAGCTGGAGGACTTCGACGTCTTCCACCCCGACCGGATGGCCAGCCGGATCCTCGGCATGGGCGACGTCCTCACCCTGATCGAGCAGGCCGAGGCGGCCTTCGACGCCGATCAGAAGGAGAAGATGACCGCCAAGCTGGTGGGCGGTGAGACCTTCACGCTGGAGGACTTCCTCGACCAGCTCATCGCGGTGCGCCGGATGGGCCCGATCGCCAACGTGCTGGCCATGATGCCCGGCATGGGGCAGATGAAGGACCAGCTCGCCGAGCTGGACGACAAGCACTTCGACCGGGTCACCGCGATCATCCGGTCGATGACCCCGGCCGAGCGGGTCAACCCGAAGATCATCAACGGTTCCCGGCGGGCCCGCATCGCCAACGGCTCCGGCGTCACCGTGATGGACGTCAACCAGCTGCTCAACCGCTTCGCCGACGCGCAGAAGATGATGAAGCAGATGGGCGGCATGATGGGCCTGCCCGGCGCGGGTCGGCGCAAGGCGACCAAGTCCCCGAAGAACAAGCGCAAGGGCACCAAGGGTGGCGGCCGGCCGCGTACCGGGGCGGGGCTGCCGGGCGGTGGGGGCTTCCCCGGTGGCATGCCGCAGCTCCCGCCGGGCCTGGACCCGGGCGACCTGGCCGGCGCCCAGGGCCTGCCGCCGGGCTTCAAGCTCCCGAAGATCGACTTCAACAAGCTCGGCAAGGGTGGTGACAAGCACCCCCGCTGA
- a CDS encoding amidohydrolase family protein, with translation MALHVRGVLLPDDEVRDLWLVGDRVTFEPVPGAETVAEGGFVLPGLTDAHCHIGIARGGAPITTLDQARELARVDRDAGVLAIRDAGSPYPYPELDDDPELPRLARAGRHVAPPKRYLRDIGVEVGAAEVAATVTEQAAAGNGWVKLVGDWIDRGVGDLAPAWDADTMTAAVAAAHAAGVRAAVHTFSESAVEIMVRAGVDSVEHGTGLSVDLIDLMARQGTALVPTMINIQTFGHIAEQARPKFPGYADHMLALRDRFPDVVRAAHEAGVPIYVGTDAGGGIDHGLAAEEMLLLHERAGMSAEDVLAAASWRAREWLGFPGLVEGGLADLVVYPEDPRRDLRVVRTPFRIVLRGRVIR, from the coding sequence ATGGCTCTGCATGTGCGCGGTGTGCTCCTGCCGGACGACGAGGTCCGGGACCTGTGGCTGGTCGGCGACCGGGTCACCTTCGAACCGGTGCCCGGCGCGGAGACCGTCGCCGAGGGCGGCTTCGTCCTCCCCGGCCTGACCGACGCCCACTGCCACATCGGCATCGCCCGGGGCGGCGCCCCGATCACCACCCTCGACCAGGCCCGCGAGCTGGCCCGGGTCGACCGGGACGCCGGGGTGCTCGCCATCCGGGACGCCGGCTCGCCGTACCCGTACCCGGAGCTCGACGACGACCCGGAGCTGCCGCGACTGGCCCGCGCCGGCCGGCACGTCGCGCCGCCGAAGCGCTACCTGCGCGACATCGGGGTGGAGGTCGGCGCGGCCGAGGTGGCCGCGACGGTGACCGAGCAGGCCGCCGCCGGCAACGGCTGGGTCAAGCTGGTCGGTGACTGGATCGACCGTGGCGTGGGCGACCTCGCCCCGGCCTGGGACGCGGACACCATGACCGCCGCCGTCGCCGCCGCGCACGCCGCCGGGGTACGCGCCGCCGTGCACACCTTCAGCGAGTCCGCCGTGGAGATCATGGTGCGGGCCGGGGTGGACTCGGTGGAGCACGGCACCGGCCTCAGCGTCGACCTGATCGACCTGATGGCCCGGCAGGGCACCGCGCTGGTCCCCACGATGATCAACATTCAGACCTTCGGGCACATCGCCGAACAGGCCCGCCCCAAGTTCCCCGGGTACGCCGACCACATGCTCGCGCTGCGGGACCGCTTCCCCGACGTGGTCCGGGCCGCGCACGAGGCGGGCGTGCCGATCTACGTCGGTACCGACGCCGGTGGGGGCATCGACCACGGGCTGGCCGCCGAGGAGATGCTGCTGCTGCACGAGCGCGCCGGCATGTCCGCCGAGGACGTCCTCGCCGCCGCCTCCTGGCGGGCCCGGGAGTGGCTCGGCTTCCCCGGCCTGGTCGAGGGCGGCCTCGCCGACCTGGTCGTCTACCCCGAGGACCCGCGCCGCGACCTCCGGGTGGTCCGCACCCCGTTCCGCATCGTCCTGCGCGGTCGCGTCATTCGCTGA
- the proS gene encoding proline--tRNA ligase, producing the protein MARVLTPRAEDFPRWYQDLIAKAKLADNGPVRGTMVIRPAGYAIWERMQAEMDARIKAAGAENAYFPLFIPESYLKREAEHVEGFSPELAVVTHGGGKQLAEPVVVRPTSETVIGEFMAKWIDSYRDLPLLLNQWANVVRWELRPRVFLRTSEFLWQEGHTAHATRSDARAYARKILHEAYEDLMVNVLGIPVVVGLKTARERFAGATATYTCEGMMGDGKALQLGTSHELGQNFAKAFDISFSSAEGGREHAWTTSWGTSTRMLGGLIMCHGDDNGLRVPPRLAPVQAYVMIVKDGEGPGGPAEAARKLYDALRDAGVRVALDDRTDTAFGRRAVDAELRGYPVRVEVGPRDLAAGNAVVVRRTDGSKAATPVADVVGAVLAALEADQQALHDQALAFRQSHTVEVASLAEAIEAAATGWAKVPWSAVGVEGEAEANAQGVTVRCLLRADGSVPDSEDEPDLRAILARAY; encoded by the coding sequence ATGGCACGCGTGCTCACTCCCCGTGCGGAGGACTTCCCCCGCTGGTACCAGGACCTGATCGCCAAGGCGAAGCTGGCCGACAACGGCCCGGTGCGGGGCACCATGGTCATTCGACCGGCCGGTTACGCCATCTGGGAGCGGATGCAGGCCGAGATGGACGCCCGGATCAAGGCGGCCGGGGCGGAGAACGCGTATTTCCCGCTCTTCATTCCGGAGAGCTACCTCAAGCGCGAGGCCGAGCACGTCGAGGGCTTCTCGCCGGAGCTGGCCGTGGTCACCCACGGCGGTGGCAAGCAGCTCGCCGAGCCGGTGGTGGTCCGCCCCACCAGCGAGACGGTGATCGGCGAGTTCATGGCCAAGTGGATCGACTCGTACCGGGACCTGCCGCTGCTGCTCAACCAGTGGGCGAACGTGGTCCGGTGGGAGCTGCGCCCCCGGGTCTTCCTGCGTACCAGCGAGTTCCTCTGGCAGGAGGGGCACACCGCGCACGCGACTCGTTCCGACGCCCGGGCCTACGCCCGCAAGATCCTGCACGAGGCGTACGAGGACCTGATGGTCAACGTGCTCGGCATCCCGGTGGTGGTCGGCCTGAAGACCGCCCGCGAGCGGTTCGCCGGCGCCACCGCCACCTACACCTGCGAAGGCATGATGGGCGACGGCAAGGCGCTCCAGCTGGGCACCAGCCACGAGCTGGGCCAGAACTTCGCCAAGGCGTTCGACATCAGCTTCTCCTCGGCCGAGGGTGGCCGGGAGCACGCCTGGACCACCTCCTGGGGCACCTCGACCCGGATGCTCGGCGGCCTGATCATGTGCCACGGCGACGACAACGGCCTGCGGGTGCCGCCGCGGCTGGCGCCGGTCCAGGCGTACGTGATGATCGTCAAGGACGGCGAGGGCCCTGGCGGCCCTGCCGAGGCGGCGCGAAAGCTTTACGACGCGCTGCGCGACGCCGGGGTCCGGGTCGCGCTGGACGACCGCACCGACACCGCGTTCGGCCGCCGGGCCGTCGACGCCGAGCTGCGCGGCTACCCGGTCCGCGTCGAGGTCGGCCCCCGTGACCTGGCCGCCGGCAACGCGGTGGTGGTCCGGCGTACGGACGGCTCGAAGGCCGCGACGCCGGTGGCCGACGTGGTCGGCGCGGTCCTGGCCGCGCTGGAGGCCGACCAGCAGGCGCTGCACGACCAGGCCCTGGCGTTTCGGCAGTCCCACACCGTCGAGGTCGCCAGCCTGGCCGAGGCGATCGAGGCGGCGGCCACCGGCTGGGCCAAGGTGCCGTGGTCGGCGGTCGGTGTCGAGGGCGAGGCCGAGGCGAACGCCCAGGGCGTCACCGTTCGGTGCCTGCTGCGCGCCGACGGCTCGGTGCCCGACTCCGAGGATGAGCCCGACCTGCGCGCCATCCTCGCCCGCGCCTACTGA
- a CDS encoding DUF402 domain-containing protein, producing the protein MRFEPGQLIMHRNVRNGRIGWVRPARVVLDDDRGLLLWVARDTPVAHEVTEAGLGMRAMPFAEWITFRYRLAEGRWAGPPVLKFLPTGVAHSVWWFRDDRGGFRNWYVNLEEPGVRWDDGAVAGVDMVDQDLDVVVHPDLSWEWKDEEEFVERLAFPEHYWVADEQAVRAEGERVIRLAEAGRFPFDGTWCDFVPPAEWDVPEKLPLGWDRPPAR; encoded by the coding sequence GTGCGGTTCGAACCGGGCCAGCTGATCATGCACCGGAACGTCCGCAACGGCCGGATCGGTTGGGTGCGGCCGGCCCGGGTGGTCCTCGACGACGACCGGGGGCTGCTGCTCTGGGTCGCCCGGGACACGCCGGTGGCCCACGAGGTGACCGAGGCGGGGCTGGGCATGCGGGCCATGCCGTTCGCGGAGTGGATCACCTTCCGCTACCGGCTCGCCGAGGGCCGCTGGGCCGGGCCGCCGGTGCTCAAGTTCCTGCCCACCGGCGTGGCGCACTCGGTCTGGTGGTTCCGGGACGACCGGGGTGGGTTCCGCAACTGGTACGTCAACCTGGAGGAACCCGGCGTCCGCTGGGACGACGGCGCGGTGGCCGGGGTCGACATGGTGGACCAGGATCTCGACGTGGTCGTCCACCCGGACCTGAGCTGGGAGTGGAAGGACGAGGAGGAGTTCGTCGAACGCCTCGCCTTCCCGGAGCACTACTGGGTGGCCGACGAGCAGGCGGTCCGCGCCGAGGGGGAGCGGGTGATCCGGCTCGCCGAGGCGGGGAGGTTCCCGTTCGACGGCACCTGGTGCGACTTCGTGCCGCCCGCCGAATGGGACGTACCGGAGAAGCTTCCGCTGGGCTGGGATCGGCCGCCGGCCCGCTGA
- the rpsP gene encoding 30S ribosomal protein S16: protein MAVKIRLLRMGKIRNPQYRIVVADSRTKRDGRAIEFVGVYQPKEDPSVIEVKSERVQYWLSVGAQPSEAVQRLLELTGDWQKFKGLPAPPPLKVAAERADRKAAYEAEAKAAAGLAETPAKPAKKAAKPEAEAPKAEEQTGVESGEQA, encoded by the coding sequence GTGGCCGTAAAGATCCGGCTCCTGCGGATGGGCAAGATCCGCAACCCGCAGTACCGCATCGTCGTCGCCGACTCGCGTACCAAGCGCGACGGCCGGGCGATCGAGTTCGTCGGTGTGTACCAGCCGAAGGAAGACCCTTCGGTGATCGAGGTCAAGTCGGAGCGGGTTCAGTACTGGCTCTCCGTCGGCGCGCAGCCGAGCGAGGCGGTGCAGCGTCTGCTGGAGCTGACCGGTGACTGGCAGAAGTTCAAGGGCCTGCCGGCCCCGCCGCCGCTGAAGGTCGCGGCGGAGCGGGCCGACCGCAAGGCGGCGTACGAGGCCGAGGCGAAGGCCGCCGCCGGCCTCGCGGAGACCCCGGCCAAGCCGGCCAAGAAGGCCGCGAAGCCGGAGGCCGAGGCGCCGAAGGCCGAGGAGCAGACCGGTGTCGAGTCCGGCGAGCAGGCCTGA
- a CDS encoding RNA-binding protein produces MSSPASRPDMALRPALEHLVKGIVDHPDDVRVRMVDSRRGKRLEVRVHPEDLGTVIGRSGRTAKALRQVIGSIGGRGVRVDIVDSY; encoded by the coding sequence GTGTCGAGTCCGGCGAGCAGGCCTGACATGGCGCTGCGTCCCGCCCTGGAGCACCTGGTCAAGGGGATCGTCGACCACCCGGACGACGTCCGGGTGCGGATGGTCGACTCCCGTCGGGGCAAGCGGCTTGAGGTCCGTGTGCACCCGGAGGACCTCGGCACGGTGATCGGGCGGTCCGGCCGGACCGCCAAGGCGCTGCGCCAGGTGATCGGCTCCATCGGCGGGCGCGGAGTACGCGTCGACATCGTCGACTCGTACTGA
- the rimM gene encoding ribosome maturation factor RimM (Essential for efficient processing of 16S rRNA), with translation MLLVVGRIGKPHGIRGEVTVEVRTDEPEARFAPGMVLRTTPGAVTPAAPGAYRVPAELTVESARWHQGRMLVAFEGVLNRDVAEALRGTLVGVDSADVAPPEDPEEFHDHQLVGLAVVTPAGERLGEVARIDHAPASDLLVLRRPEGRTALIPFVKAIVPEVDLAGGRVVVDPPGGLLDL, from the coding sequence ATGCTTCTCGTCGTCGGCAGGATCGGTAAGCCGCACGGGATCCGCGGTGAGGTCACCGTGGAGGTGCGGACCGACGAGCCCGAAGCACGGTTCGCCCCGGGCATGGTGCTGCGCACCACGCCCGGGGCGGTCACGCCCGCGGCGCCCGGGGCCTACCGGGTGCCGGCGGAGCTGACCGTCGAGTCCGCCCGGTGGCACCAGGGCCGGATGCTGGTCGCGTTCGAGGGCGTGCTGAACCGCGACGTCGCCGAGGCGCTGCGCGGCACCCTGGTCGGGGTGGACAGCGCCGACGTCGCCCCGCCGGAGGACCCGGAGGAGTTCCACGACCACCAGCTGGTCGGCCTCGCCGTGGTCACCCCGGCCGGCGAGCGGCTGGGCGAGGTGGCCCGCATCGACCACGCCCCCGCCTCCGACCTGCTGGTGCTGCGGCGCCCCGAGGGGCGTACCGCGCTGATCCCGTTCGTCAAGGCGATCGTGCCCGAGGTGGATCTCGCCGGCGGTCGCGTCGTCGTCGATCCGCCCGGTGGCCTGCTCGACCTGTAG
- the rplS gene encoding 50S ribosomal protein L19 — MNILDALDAQSKRVDIPDFRAGDTVKVHARVVEGNRSRVQIFQGVVIRRQGDGLRETFSVRKISFGVGVERTYPVNSPAIDRIEVVTRGDVRRAKLYYLRELRGKKAKIKELREKQPAS; from the coding sequence ATGAACATCCTGGACGCCCTTGACGCCCAGTCGAAGCGCGTTGACATCCCCGACTTCCGGGCCGGTGACACCGTCAAGGTGCACGCCCGCGTCGTCGAGGGCAACCGGTCCCGGGTCCAGATCTTCCAGGGCGTCGTCATCCGCCGCCAGGGTGACGGTCTGCGCGAGACCTTCTCGGTCCGCAAGATCAGCTTCGGTGTGGGTGTGGAGCGGACCTACCCGGTGAACAGCCCGGCGATCGACCGGATCGAGGTCGTGACCCGCGGTGACGTGCGCCGCGCCAAGCTCTACTACCTGCGCGAGCTGCGCGGCAAGAAGGCCAAGATCAAGGAGCTGCGCGAGAAGCAGCCGGCGAGCTGA
- the lepB gene encoding signal peptidase I: MIDEQTEKPRSSFWKELPILLGVAILVAVLVRAFVLQTFFIPSPSMENTLKIDDRVLVNKLVYDFRSPHRGEVIVFKAPTSWSGNPQGEDFIKRVIGVGGDHVVCCDRTGPQERLVINGKPIDEPFVFPGNKPADQDFDITVPQGRLWVMGDHREASGDSLEHWQQSGEDINEATIPEDRVVGRAFTIFWPPSRATWLTVPKQFDGIPNP, from the coding sequence GTGATCGACGAGCAGACCGAAAAGCCGCGCAGCTCCTTCTGGAAGGAGCTGCCCATCCTCCTGGGCGTGGCGATCCTGGTCGCAGTGCTGGTACGCGCCTTCGTGCTGCAGACCTTCTTCATCCCGTCGCCGTCCATGGAGAACACTCTCAAGATCGACGATCGGGTGCTGGTCAACAAGCTGGTCTACGACTTCCGCTCGCCGCACCGGGGCGAGGTGATCGTCTTCAAGGCGCCCACCTCCTGGAGCGGGAACCCGCAGGGCGAGGACTTCATCAAGCGGGTGATCGGCGTCGGCGGCGACCACGTGGTCTGCTGTGACCGCACCGGCCCGCAGGAGCGGTTGGTCATCAACGGCAAACCGATCGACGAGCCCTTCGTCTTCCCCGGCAACAAGCCGGCCGACCAGGATTTCGACATCACCGTGCCGCAGGGGCGGCTCTGGGTGATGGGCGACCACCGGGAGGCCTCCGGCGACTCCCTGGAGCATTGGCAGCAGTCCGGCGAGGACATCAACGAGGCGACCATCCCCGAGGACCGGGTGGTCGGCCGGGCCTTCACGATCTTCTGGCCGCCCAGCCGGGCGACCTGGCTCACCGTGCCGAAGCAGTTCGACGGGATCCCCAATCCCTGA